The nucleotide sequence AAGTTCAACATACAGTCCTATGGACGGGTAATGGAAATTAATAGAAGTATATTTTAATGTCAAAGCAAAATATCTATAATAACGAAATCTTTTTTAAAGGCTATAAAACAATCGGGCAGAGAAAAGTGCTGTAATAAATAATTGATTTTGGAGAACCACTAGGAAGTTGCCTCAAAAAATTCTGTATCAATAATACATCTTTTAGGTGCTGTAAATAAATTCTGTTTTAAAAGAAACATTTGAAAAATTTTCAGAAGAAAACTACCAAAAACTTGTAGAAGCAGTTATAAAACTTATCTCAAACAAATAAATCAAATAAAATCCGCCTTAACCTGACATTACATGGTAATTATGAGTATGGAAACCTATGAAAAAATCTTTATAAATTACTATAAATTGACAAATCGCACTATAAATAGTACTATTTATAGTGCGGGGTGATTATATGAATATGACAATAACTGCTAATGAGTTAAAAGTTAAGGGTGTAAGTTTAATTGATTCTGTAGTAGAAAAAAATGAAAGTGCAATTATTTCAGTTCATGGTAAAGATAAATATGTAGTTTTAAAAATTTCCGAATATAATAAATTGCGTGAATTAGAACTGGAAAATGCTATAAAAGAAACAAAAGCTGATATAGCATCAGGCAAATTTTATACCGACGGGATATCTGAACATATGAAGAGAGTAAGCGGTGTATAAAATCATTTTTACAGAATCCTATGAAGAAAAGGCAAAAAAATTCCTAAAAAAACATCCTGATTTACAAAAACAATATCGGAAAACTTTAGAACTTATGGAATTAAACCCTTATCATCCTTCATTAAGATTACATAAATTTTTTGAGTTATTTTCCATTTCTATAAACATGCAATATAGGATAGCAATTGATTTTCAGATTGAAAATGAAACAATAATTCCAATAAACATTGGCGATCGTAAATTAATTTACGGATAGAAAAAAATCTTATAGACTTTGCTTCTGCAGATATAAACAATAGTCTTTATATATAATATTATTGTTTCAAAACCTTGTATTTTTGTGCAAAAAGCGATATTATTATATAAAAATATTACTGAGAAGGGGAATAAAATGGCTATTCGTAAAGTTCTTTTTTTAACACTCTTAATTATGATGCTTTCAAGCTGTACAACCTCCGGGTATGATAGTTTTCGAACAAGAGAAAGCTCCTTTAACCAAACACAAATCGTTACGAGTAATTCTGCTTTTTCAAAAGAAATGATAACAACAATCCTTGAAACGAAATTTCCTCCAAATAAAATTGTTTCTATAGCGATTTTATTTATAGATAAGCAAAGTCCATATTCTGCAGATTTTTCTATTGAAATAATGAAAAAAAGTAATTTAATAAACGGAGTAGAAAAATTTGTTTCTGTACCATCAATAATGATACCAAATAAATTAACTTTTGATGATATTCAGCAAATTGGAATTCGCTCACTTTGTGAATATACTTTAGTCTTTTATTCAGAATCAAGAACAGAGATGTCATTCACCCAATTTATAAAAGGAGAGATAGAATTTAAATCTGATGTTGAATTTTCATTAATAGATAACCAAACGACTGCAGTAATTGCTTCTGATAGACTTGTAACAAAGATAATGAAAAAAAATAAGTTTTTTAACGATAAAATTATTGAACAAGCAAAAAATGAAGTATTTAATGAACAAGCAAATATTTTAGCAGTTAAATTAAATGCCCTTTTTAGTAGTAAATACCAAAAAAAGTAACCACTTAAAACAGATATATAAAAAATGAGTGATACAAGAATTATTAACATTTCTAAAATAACAGCAAATGACTGTTATGAAATTTCAAAAAGCTTTGAAGAACAACAATGGCAAAAACCAATTGAGCAATATATCCAATATATGTATGATCAAAACAATGGTTTAATTGATGTTCTATTGGCTAAAGATAATAATAAATTTGCAGGATATTGTATAATTCAATGGAAGTCAGAATACACATTCTTTTATAAAAATAATATTCCTGAAATAAAAGATTTGAATGTCTTAAAAAAGTACCAAAGAAAGGGAATTGCTACGACATTAATGGAAGAAGCGGAAAAACAAATTTTACATAAGTACAAGAATAAATGTAAATTCAAAGATGCAGAGCTGTTTTTTAAGAATGGTGCGAATTGAAGATAATTATTTTACAGGCTTAAAAGAAATTAAAAGACTTAAAAGCCGACCTTTTTACATTGATTAGTCATATAAAATGATGTATAGTGTATGTAAGGAGGTGCGATATGCCGTTATTGCAAGTAAGAGAATGTCCTGAAGATATTTATAGAAAAATTACTTGCGCCGCAAAAAATGAAAATAGAACTATTGCACAGCAAATCATTATTTTACTTGAAAAGGCCTTGGGGCAAATTGTATTAAGTTAAAATCTTTATGAGTAAAAAAACATGAAACTTTTTAAGACATCAAAAGAAATAGTAGATAATTTTTCTCAAAAGTTTAATGAAATGGCTGAAATTTCCTCGAACCTTAATAACGAGCAAGCCCTATCTGTCTTTGAAGGATGGGAAAAAGTCATAGGTGATAAAAAATTGGCTGCATATTGCGAGCTTTATGATATAAAAAATGATACGGCAGTCATAAAAACCGGGCATACAGGCTGGAGTCAGCAGCTTTTAATGCGTAAGAAAAAAATCATATACAATTTTAAAAAATTTTATCCGGCATTAGATGTAAAAAATATTTCGATTTTTGTTGAGCCCGAATTTGAACTAAAGAGAAATTCTGATATATCTGAAAATCTTAATCAGAACTTATTATCTATAGATATTGAAGAAGATAATCCAAAAACAACTGAAGAACCGGACAAACCCCTTCCGCCCGAATTAGCAAAAGCTTTAAAAGCTCTAAAAAAATCCATATTAAAAAAATAAATAAAAAGCAATATATTCACAGTTATTCAAATTTAATAAACAAGTTATCCACAAGTAAAAATTGGAGTATTTTATAAAATCTTTTTATATCGATATCTTTTTTTTGAAAAAGGAAGAAAAAAGGTGATAAAACTCTAAAAAGTCCATCAAAAGGGTTGTTTTAGGCTTATTTTTGATTATTTTATAACTAAAAATGTTTCACGTGAAACATTGCTTTTATGCTTATTTTTAAGCTAAGTTTATCACAAGTTATCCACAAGCGGAATTAATTCGATTTGACACTCTTTTTGCTCAAGACTTAAAAGAAATCTTTTGCGATCCAAACCTGCGGAAAAACCGCCTAATTTTCCGCCTGTGCAGATTACCCTATGACATGGAATTATAATCGGGATAGGATTTTTTCCATTAGCGTTTCCTACGGCTCGGCAAGATTTAGGATTGTTTAAATTTTCTGCTATCTGTTTATAGGATAGAGTTTTTCCATAGGGAATTTTACAAAGCTCTTTCCACACGGATTTTTGAAAATCCGTACCTTCAGGAGAAAGTTGTATTGTAAATTCTTTTAAACTTCTTTCAAAGTATTTTTGTAATTCTTCTTTGGCTTGTTTGCATATTTTTACGGCCTTTGTAAAATTATCTTGAGTTTGTTCAGGTAGATTTGTAATGGAATCTTTTTTTATAAATCTTAATTCTTTTAGACCGGAGTTATCCGCAATAATTAGGATCTTTCCAATTGGACTATCAAAATGTTCGTATACCATAAAGACCTCAGCATTCATTTTCATTTAAAAGTTTTTCTAGACAAGGTTCAATTAAAAAAGCTTTTTTTATCTCTTTAAATTCTTTTTTTGCTTTTTCAATAAGTAGTGTTTTACTTTTTGCCTTATTATCAAGCTTTACTGCCTTGATTAAGATGTTTTTAGGTGTATGTTCAGTTTCAATAAATTCCTCAACGCTTACCTTATCCCCTTCCGATTCCAGTAATTTTCCTCTAATCGTATCCGTAAGTAAAGAAGCAAATTTTTCGGTAATAATGCCGTAATCAAGCATCGGAGATAGCGGCTTTATAACCTTATTTCTGTTTTTACGAATTTGAGTATTAAGCTCGTGTTGGCAGCATGGAACTGCGAATATTATTTTTGTGTTGCTTTTGACAGCCTTGGCTATAGCTAAATCCGTTGCCGTATCGCAGGCATGGAGGCTTATCACCATATCCGGCGGCGTATTAAGCTTAAATCGGCCTATATCTCCGACTTCAAAGATAAGATTGTCAAAACGGCATTCCCGGCTTAATTTATTACAAAAATCTATTACATCTTCTTTTAGATCCAAGCCCCATATCTTAACGGGTAAATTTTCAATTTCAGTTAAATAATAATAAAGGGCAAAACTTAAATAGGCCTTACCGCAGCCGAAATCCACAATCTGCAGCTCTTTCTTTTCTTTTAAAATATCTTTTAGTTCAGGTAAAACGGATTTTATAAATTCCAGATATTTATTTATCTGCCGGAATTTATGGTATTTGCTTTGAATAATCTTTCCGTCATCGGTAAAAAAATTAAGTTTTTTTAAAAAGAGCGGCATCTTGGAAGTGGTTAAAATATATTCTTTTTGCTTATTGTGTTCAAAACTTTCGTTTATCAATGCATTCCCTTTACTTAAAAGTTTTTCTTTTTTTATCGGTTTTGTCGTAAAATGAATAGCTCCTTTATTATTTTGCAAAAAAATAAGTTGATTATTTGAAGAGTTAAATTCTGCAATCTTAAATTCAAAAAAAAGACCTTCAAGTTCTTTCTGCAAATTTTGAGGTAAAAGATTTTTATGAAAAACCTTTGCGGCTTCAAAGATTTCTAATTGATATCGTTCTTGATTTTTTAACATTATTTTTCTTAATTTTATTTTTTGAATATGTGAATCTTTTTTTGCCGGCTTTGAAAAAAAACCTGAAATAATATTATGCTCAATGCAAAGTTCCGCTGCTTTTTCTATTGATACTGTATTCATACAATGCTCCGGTAATATCTTATCATAAAACCTTATGTGATACAAGAATGCAAAATGTTTCACGTGAAACATTTTATATTTTAATTATATAGATAAGTATACAACTGATATACTATTGATAAGTTTCAGAAGTATTTAGCTAAAAAAAACAAAATTTTTTCATATATCTTTAAAAGAAGAGTTAATATTTACGGAGAACCGTGTTATACTGTATTGTAATGATAGGCAAATACAGCAATAACAGTTACAGATACTCTCACCAAAAAAATGCGAGAAGTGAAGCAAAGCACTTGACACGAAGCAGTGTGCCTGACACAATTTTCTCACATAAAAAACGCATAAGGACCGTAGTACGCTTTTTTATATTACACCATTTAATATAACCGCTTTAATTTTTTTAAGAAAATAGATTTTGTTTATTGACTTTTTATGGGAGGTAAGTCTATGAAAAAGAATTATCCGTCTGATATTTTTAAGTTAAATAAGTATTTTTTACTTCTTTTAATTTTATTTGGTTGTGTAAATTTTTATTTTACGATTGTCTCTTCGAATATGATTTCAAAAATTGCGACTGAAGCAAGTTTAGGGAATCTGAAATTTTTGGAAGTTTTAAAAACAGCAGGAGTGATCTTAACTTTTTTTATATTTCAAATAGTTTTTAAGCTAATGCTGAATTCACGATTTTTTAAAAAATCTGCACTAAAAATGCAAAATAAAATTATACAGAAATATTTTAGTTTGCATTTTTCATTTTTTTATGAACACAACGCAGGGGATATTGTATCATCAATTTATCAGTTTTCTACTAGTTCCATATCGCATACGATTGCTTTTTTTGAAAATGTATCGCAAAGCTTATTAACTGCAATTATTCTTGCTTTTCTTTTTTATAAAAATTTTTGGCTCACTCTGCTATTTTTAGTTTTTTCAGTACCTTCAATCATTGTTCATCTTGTATATTTAAAAAAAATACAAAATATAAAAAGAAATGTAAATCAACTTTTTCCAAAAACTTTTAGAGAGTTAAAGGATGTTTTAGCAGGGTCGTTGGATATATCTACAAATAACATTTTTCCATTTTTTCAAAATAAATTTAAAACTGATTTTGATGATTTAACAATGAATGGTTTATATGCGGTTTCAAAAACTCAAAGATTACAACAACTTGTATTCGTAAACTCTCAGCGCATTATTCCGCTACTTGCTATATTAATTTATAGCTGTTTTAATAATGCAACAGATTCAAGCTTTTTTATTGGTTTTTATTTTTTAACACTTATGATACCAAATCTGTATAATCTTTTTTTGCTAAAGCAGATTTATAGAAATGTAAAAATTGCTCAAGAACCTCTTCAAGAGCTTTTTGAAACGCCTGATGAACAAACCGGAAATACACAATTTGAAATATTTAAGTACAAACTTACCGATTTTTCAGTTACGCTTAGAGAAAAGACATTGATTAATAAATTCAACTTAAATATACATGGTGGAGAAAAAGTGTTAATCATTGGAGGGAGTGGTACCGGTAAGTCTGTTTTATTAAATGCACTTATGAGTGTTGATTACCCGTATACAGGCTCGCTGACAATTGGTGGTGTAGACATGGCGGTCGTTGACTTACATGCAATGAGAAAACGCACCGGATATTGTGATGTAAAAGGTTATGTTATAAAAGGTTCTATTTTAGAAAACCTTCAATTCAATAATTCTCTTTCTGAAACTGAAATTAAAGGCCAATTAGAAAAAATGGGGATTTTAAAATATATGCCGCGGCTTGCAGATTTAAATAGTGTAATTAGCTCTGATGAAGTTTCTGATGGTGAATGCGAAGTGATTTCTGTTTTACGCTGTGTGTTTGCACAACCACAAGTTCTATTTTTAGATGAAGCAACTTCCGGAATGACTGAGGAAATTGAAAAAATTATTCTAACATATGCACAGCAAAAGGTAAAAGCAATTATTGCAATAAGTCATAACTATACAACGACAAAATATTTTAATAGGCTTATTTATTTAAAGGGAGACGCAATTGAGCTTGATATGCCAATGCAAGAAGCCTTGAATACTGATGAGGTAAAAGAATTTTATTCTCATCAAATAGACAATACAGAAAATGCAAAATAGGAGGGTCTATGAAAACAAACTATATTAGAAAATATAAAAAGTTATATTATAATGATAAGAAACTAATTGTACTGTGTATTTTTGTTATGCATATTTTATCAGCCATAGTTCTTGCAACAAATGCATTTGTATCGAGAATATTTACTAATCAAAATCAATTTATATATTTAGCATGTACTGCTATTACAATGTTTATATATTCAGCATTGACAATTAGTCTTAATTTATTGGGCGAAAAATATTTAATGTTTCAACCATTATCAAAAATTATGCAAAAGAGTTTCGAGAAATGTACCAATGATTCTTCGGTAATATTTGGAAACTCACAAGCCGGTAGCGGTATTTTTTCAATCATGAGTTTACCGCAAACTATTATTTCTTTCTATTTTGCAAGGATCAGTCTTTTTTCAAATATATTAATTTTTATAACGGTATCGACAATTCTTTTTTTATTTTCTCCATTTGCGTTATTTTTAGTTGTCATATCAATTGGATTAGACTTGTTTTTATTTATCTCGCGCAAAAAATTTGAAAGCTATAGACAAGAAATTGATGAGAATGGATTAGAATCACAAATTATAACCCAAGATGTTTTTGATGCAATTGTGTCTGTGAAACTAAATGCAGCAGATGAAGTTTGTGCCTGTCTTATTGATGAAAAAAATAGAAAAGAATTAAATGTCAGTGTAAAAATGTCTAACTTGGAAAAAGTAGTTAGTACGATAACTCAGTTAAAGTCATTAATAATGCAAATGCTCGGTGTTCTATTTTTATATTCATCTTCAGATTATATTTTAATTTCTGATATTGCAAATATTATGTTTGTAAGTTCAATAATATCTTCGGTCTCAAATAATATTATACATGGAATTATTGATATAAAAACTCTTTCACCCAGTGTTAGCCGGCATATTGATTTTTTAAATACAAAAAATAAAGCAGAGTACTCTTTAGAAAAAAAACAAATACATGATAATACAATTTTGGATTTGCAAAATATTCAATATAAAACGGCTGAGAAAACTATCTTTGATAATGCATGTTTAAAAATAGCAAAGGGTGAAAAGGTTGCTATTACAGGTCAAAATGGTTCCGGAAAATCTACCCTCTTAAAGATAATTGCTCATACATGTCCGGAGCTTGTTACAGTAGTGTGGAGTAAACCTCATCTATTCAATCTTTCTCTAAAAACAAATTTAACATTTAATAAAGATTTTGATATAAATAGAGAAAAGGTTGAAAAACTTTGTACTGAATTTGAATTAAACACTTTTTTTAATAGTCTGCCAAGTGGTTTTGATACAAAAATCGATATGAATCAAATGACCATTTCTGACGGTGAGAACATGCGCTTAGCACTCGTTCGTAGTCTTGTTTATAATTCTGAAGTTCCAATTATTCTCCTGGATGAATTTTCTCGTAGTGTTGATTCTGCAATAGAAACAAAAATCGTCAAACATCTTTTATCATATAAAGACTTGACTGTAATTGCAGTTACAAACAGAATGTCTACAGCTCAGTTGTTTGATAAAATTTATTGCATTGATCAGAATCAGATAAAGTTATGCTAATACAAATAGAGTTAATGGAATATGCCTAGTTAACTTGCTTTTGAGTAAAGCGATGGAAATAACGAACTTCATCCGACTGCGGAAACCTTACCGAAATAGGACCGTATAGTTTTTACAAATGTCCGAACTTAACAAATATGGACATATTCGGCTGTCCAAAGCTTACCAAAATAGATAACTCTGCTTTTTACTAATTAAAAATTGATTTCCGTGAAAACCGGATTTTACCTATTGACAAAAACTCTGTTTTTAGGTTAATATATACCCTACGTTTTGGAGCGATGGCCGAGCGGTTGAAGGCGGCGGTCTTGAAAACCGTTGTGCTGAGAGGTACCGGGGGTTCGAATCCCTCTCGCTCCGATAAGATTTATGATTGTTTAAAATCAATTGTAAGTTTTAATGTCTTGACCTATTGGTCCTGTACAAACTCTGGAGTGGTGCGAGAGCGGCCGAATCGGGCTCCCTGCTAAGGAGTTGTACCCTTACGGGTACCGGGGGTTCGAATCCCCCCTACTCCGAATAGTTTTGAGGCTATAGCTCAGCTGGATAGAGCGTCAGATTGCGGATCTGAAGGTCGGCAGTTCGAACCCGCCTAGCCTCGTTAATAGCCGGCTGAAGATTTCAACCGGCTTTTTTATTTTTGGAGAGATGCGAGAGCGGTCGAATCGGGCGGTCTCGAAAACCGTTGTACCGCAAGGTACCGGGGGTTCGAATCCCCCTCTCTCCGTTTTACGACGGAGAAAAGATTTAACTGTAAACGCATTCCTTATTTTTGGAGAGATGTCCGAGTGGTCGAAGGTACACGATTGGAAGTCGTGTGTGCCAGAGATGGTACCGAGGGTTCGAATCCCTCTCTCTCCGTCCCGGGGCCTATGCAAAAAAGGTTTTTCGAACCCCGTCAGATCCGGAAGGAAGCAGCGGTAGATTAATTCTTTTTGTGCCGTAGTGTTCCCGGGTTTTTTATTTTAGCCTTATTGACCTTTTAACAAATAACTATTATCATATAACCATGGCCTTTGCAGTAAGTCAGCAGTTAAACAGATATTACAACCTATATAAAAATATAGATGTAACTTTCTCAAAAGAAGTCGTTTCTACCCTTAATTTTGAGCCTAAGCAGGTTTTTGTACGTTGTTCCGGCGGACAATGGCCATGCATTATCAATTCGGCTTCTATGACAAAGGCTAAAATAATTTGCGGCAAAAAAAGCGGTTTTCTGGACAGATTGAGGAGCGGAGTAACATCCGTAAATATAAGATTTGCCTTTTTTGATACTGAAGGAAAAGATTCTCTTTCTTTTTTTGTTGCAGCTAAGTTGGTCGGTATTTCTTCTTATGAGGCCGGAAACCAAGATCTTGTTTTAATAACCTTCGAATATACCCAGAGAGCTCCTGATGATTTAATAGAAAAATTAGGCATCTTACTTGAAGCTAATATCAATTCGCAAAAACGTCAAAATGAGAGAATTGTTATTACTCCGGAGATAAGCAGAAAAATAGGTCTTGTAGAAAAAGGAACGGTTGTTTATATTGATGCTGTTCCCAGACGCTGTCTTATTAGGGACCTTTCTTTTTCGGGAGCTAAAATTCTTCTTGTCGGTATTGCGAATTTTTTAGTTAATAAAGAAATTGTTCTCCGTTTTGCTTTTGATGATCCGCAGTCTGTTTTTGGAATAAAGGGAAAAACTGTGAGGACCGAACCTGTTGAAGGCAGAAAAGACCTGGTTGCTCTTGCAGTTCAATATTATCCGAAGAGTATTCCAATGATGTATAAGATGTACTTAAATAAGTATTTTTCCGTTGTGCGTAAGCCCGCTTCGGATGGTTTTGGTGATGACTTCTTGGAAGATGTGGCGCCTGCTTCATCCTTTGCGCCTGTTTCTTCTCCAATCGGTACCAATACGGTACCTCTAACGCCGCCCCCGGCTCATTCTGCTCCGGAACAAATTTCTTAACAATGACCTGCTGAAATTTCAAATTATCATATTTAGGAGATAAAATGCAAAATCCTATCGATTCGCTTTTATATGTAAAAATATCGGCTGAACAAGCCGGCAAGCTTTTTGAAAATCTTGAGTCTTCAATTCCTCTTCCTATTCAATTATCCGAACCCGGCCAAAAAGAAGATTTTAAGGCCGAAGATATAACGCCGGAAATGATTTTAGCCGGAATGCTCACCGTTTTTGCCTATGATAGGGAAAATCCAAATATTCAGTATTACAGAAAAATATTCAATTTACTCCGTCCCGATATCCGTAAAGAAATGACTGAGGCTGCAATCATCAAAATCAAAAATAATGATTTTGATATGGCTGAAGAGATTTTACTTTCTCTTGAAGGTTTAAATCCGGATGACGGTATAACCAAATTAAACCTTGCTCTTTTGATGGAGGAACGTTCTCAATTCTGTGAGATGAGGGAACTTTTTGATGATGCTTTGAGCTTTAATAAAAGAGCTGAAGAGCTTTATTCAGAGCTTATACTTTTTGAGCCTCCATTGCCGGGCGTTTTTTTTAATGCTGCATATTTTTTTATAAAGCAGAAAAACTATATAAAAGCCAAATCCCTTTTAAAGACATATTTGGAAATAGAAAATGATTCTTCAGAAACAGCCGAATTCCGAAAAGCTAAGGCTTCCGAGTTGCTTAAAACTATTTCGGAACAAGCTCTTGACGATGAGCTTTTCCAAAAAGCCCATAAATATATTGATTTAGGCGAAGAAGAAAAAGCCGCCGAAAGTATAAAGCTTTTTTTACGAAAAAATCCTAAGGTTTGGAATGCTTGGTTTTTGTTGGGCTGGGCTTTAAGACGAATGGGCCGTTGGGAAGATGCCCGATCTTCTTTTTTAAAAACCATTGAACTTTTAGAAAATTCCGAAATTTCAGACAAGGAACCTCTTTGCGACGTTTACAATGAGCTTGCAATTTGTTTGATGGAATTAAAACTTTTTGATGAAGCTGAAAAACATCTTATAAATGCCTTGAGTTTAGATTCCGAGAATATAAAAATTATTTCCAATCTTGGCACCCTCGCTCTAAAACAGGGAAAACAAGAAGAAGCAGAAGCCTTTTTTAGAACTGTTTTAGAAATAAATCCTGACGATAAAATAGCTTTAAATGTTTTGGGTAAACCTCGGGCATAAGTTAAATCAGGTTAATCTCTTGACTTAAAAAGATTATTTATGGTATTCTTATCTGGCCGGAAAATCGGCATTGGAGGAAAGTATGAAAAAAATATATTCGAGTTTCTTTTTCTTGTTTGTTGGCCTTAGCTTACTATTTGCAGGCGGAACCAAGGAAAAATCCGCAAATGACAGCTTTAAAGTTAAGGTTGTATTACCCGCAGGAGCTCCTGCGGCAGCTCTTTCAAAACTTGTGTATGAAAAAACACAGTTTGATAATTCTGAAACGGAATATGAAGTTGTTTCAGGTCCGGAGCTTTTACAAGCGAGGGTTTTATCCGGGGAGGCCGATATTGCAGCCGTGCCTACCAATCTTGCATCGGTTTTATATTCCAAACAGAAAAATATAAAATTGTTGGCTCCCATTGTTTGGGGAAATCTTTACTTTATAAGTTCGGAGCCTGTTTCTTCGATAGCGGACTTAAAGGGCAAAACTATTTATTCTTTCGGAAGAAATAATACACCCGATTTGACAGCCCGCGAAGTGCTTAAGAAGAACGGTATTGATCCTGATAAGGATGTGAGTTTTGAGTATTTAAGTGCTGCCGGGGATATTCCCTCTGCTTTTATAAGCGGGAAAGCGAAGTATGCCCTTGCTGCAGAACCTTCTCTCAGTATGATTATGACAAAAAAGCCCAATACTAAAATTGTTGTCGATATTCAGGAGGAATGGAAAAAAGCCTTTGAAGGAGCATCTTATCCTCAAGCTTCTTTAATTGTAAACGCCGAATTTTTACAAAAACATCCCGAATATGTAAGTGCTTTTTTAGATAAGGCTAAAGAGTCTTCAGGATGGGTAAAGGAGAACCCTCAAAAGGCTGCCGAGTATGCTTCCAAAATTGCTGCATTGCCTCCTCCTCCCATTTTATCCAAGGCTATTCCTAAGTTGAACATAGTCTTTGTTGAGGCTGAAAAAGCAAGACCTGCTGTAGAAGCTTATTTGAAGGTTTTGGCTGAAGCCGATCCTAAATTTATAGGCGGAAGTTTGCCTGATGATGCTTTCTACTATAAAGCAAAATAAGTTTAAAATAGGCGGGGCTTTTTTTTGCCTTATCCTTTGGGAAATATTTGCCCAAGGCTTAAAAGCTCCGCTTATTATCCCCTCTATAAAAGAAATATTATCAGCT is from Treponema denticola and encodes:
- a CDS encoding type II toxin-antitoxin system RelE/ParE family toxin gives rise to the protein MYKIIFTESYEEKAKKFLKKHPDLQKQYRKTLELMELNPYHPSLRLHKFFELFSISINMQYRIAIDFQIENETIIPINIGDRKLIYG
- a CDS encoding type II toxin-antitoxin system prevent-host-death family antitoxin, producing the protein MNMTITANELKVKGVSLIDSVVEKNESAIISVHGKDKYVVLKISEYNKLRELELENAIKETKADIASGKFYTDGISEHMKRVSGV
- a CDS encoding GNAT family N-acetyltransferase, whose translation is MSDTRIINISKITANDCYEISKSFEEQQWQKPIEQYIQYMYDQNNGLIDVLLAKDNNKFAGYCIIQWKSEYTFFYKNNIPEIKDLNVLKKYQRKGIATTLMEEAEKQILHKYKNKCKFKDAELFFKNGAN
- a CDS encoding ATP-binding cassette domain-containing protein, encoding MKKNYPSDIFKLNKYFLLLLILFGCVNFYFTIVSSNMISKIATEASLGNLKFLEVLKTAGVILTFFIFQIVFKLMLNSRFFKKSALKMQNKIIQKYFSLHFSFFYEHNAGDIVSSIYQFSTSSISHTIAFFENVSQSLLTAIILAFLFYKNFWLTLLFLVFSVPSIIVHLVYLKKIQNIKRNVNQLFPKTFRELKDVLAGSLDISTNNIFPFFQNKFKTDFDDLTMNGLYAVSKTQRLQQLVFVNSQRIIPLLAILIYSCFNNATDSSFFIGFYFLTLMIPNLYNLFLLKQIYRNVKIAQEPLQELFETPDEQTGNTQFEIFKYKLTDFSVTLREKTLINKFNLNIHGGEKVLIIGGSGTGKSVLLNALMSVDYPYTGSLTIGGVDMAVVDLHAMRKRTGYCDVKGYVIKGSILENLQFNNSLSETEIKGQLEKMGILKYMPRLADLNSVISSDEVSDGECEVISVLRCVFAQPQVLFLDEATSGMTEEIEKIILTYAQQKVKAIIAISHNYTTTKYFNRLIYLKGDAIELDMPMQEALNTDEVKEFYSHQIDNTENAK
- a CDS encoding cyclic di-GMP binding protein encodes the protein MAFAVSQQLNRYYNLYKNIDVTFSKEVVSTLNFEPKQVFVRCSGGQWPCIINSASMTKAKIICGKKSGFLDRLRSGVTSVNIRFAFFDTEGKDSLSFFVAAKLVGISSYEAGNQDLVLITFEYTQRAPDDLIEKLGILLEANINSQKRQNERIVITPEISRKIGLVEKGTVVYIDAVPRRCLIRDLSFSGAKILLVGIANFLVNKEIVLRFAFDDPQSVFGIKGKTVRTEPVEGRKDLVALAVQYYPKSIPMMYKMYLNKYFSVVRKPASDGFGDDFLEDVAPASSFAPVSSPIGTNTVPLTPPPAHSAPEQIS
- a CDS encoding ATP-binding cassette domain-containing protein; translation: MKTNYIRKYKKLYYNDKKLIVLCIFVMHILSAIVLATNAFVSRIFTNQNQFIYLACTAITMFIYSALTISLNLLGEKYLMFQPLSKIMQKSFEKCTNDSSVIFGNSQAGSGIFSIMSLPQTIISFYFARISLFSNILIFITVSTILFLFSPFALFLVVISIGLDLFLFISRKKFESYRQEIDENGLESQIITQDVFDAIVSVKLNAADEVCACLIDEKNRKELNVSVKMSNLEKVVSTITQLKSLIMQMLGVLFLYSSSDYILISDIANIMFVSSIISSVSNNIIHGIIDIKTLSPSVSRHIDFLNTKNKAEYSLEKKQIHDNTILDLQNIQYKTAEKTIFDNACLKIAKGEKVAITGQNGSGKSTLLKIIAHTCPELVTVVWSKPHLFNLSLKTNLTFNKDFDINREKVEKLCTEFELNTFFNSLPSGFDTKIDMNQMTISDGENMRLALVRSLVYNSEVPIILLDEFSRSVDSAIETKIVKHLLSYKDLTVIAVTNRMSTAQLFDKIYCIDQNQIKLC
- a CDS encoding DUF721 domain-containing protein, which translates into the protein MKLFKTSKEIVDNFSQKFNEMAEISSNLNNEQALSVFEGWEKVIGDKKLAAYCELYDIKNDTAVIKTGHTGWSQQLLMRKKKIIYNFKKFYPALDVKNISIFVEPEFELKRNSDISENLNQNLLSIDIEEDNPKTTEEPDKPLPPELAKALKALKKSILKK
- a CDS encoding class I SAM-dependent methyltransferase, yielding MNTVSIEKAAELCIEHNIISGFFSKPAKKDSHIQKIKLRKIMLKNQERYQLEIFEAAKVFHKNLLPQNLQKELEGLFFEFKIAEFNSSNNQLIFLQNNKGAIHFTTKPIKKEKLLSKGNALINESFEHNKQKEYILTTSKMPLFLKKLNFFTDDGKIIQSKYHKFRQINKYLEFIKSVLPELKDILKEKKELQIVDFGCGKAYLSFALYYYLTEIENLPVKIWGLDLKEDVIDFCNKLSRECRFDNLIFEVGDIGRFKLNTPPDMVISLHACDTATDLAIAKAVKSNTKIIFAVPCCQHELNTQIRKNRNKVIKPLSPMLDYGIITEKFASLLTDTIRGKLLESEGDKVSVEEFIETEHTPKNILIKAVKLDNKAKSKTLLIEKAKKEFKEIKKAFLIEPCLEKLLNENEC
- a CDS encoding methylated-DNA--[protein]-cysteine S-methyltransferase; this encodes MVYEHFDSPIGKILIIADNSGLKELRFIKKDSITNLPEQTQDNFTKAVKICKQAKEELQKYFERSLKEFTIQLSPEGTDFQKSVWKELCKIPYGKTLSYKQIAENLNNPKSCRAVGNANGKNPIPIIIPCHRVICTGGKLGGFSAGLDRKRFLLSLEQKECQIELIPLVDNL